The genomic interval GAACTGGGCGGTAGAAGAGCTCTACGAGCTGGCTCCCGAGGGCACGCCCGCGTACATAGTGGGACCGGTGCCGGTGCGAGACGCCATCTGGCGCGGCGAGGCAGGCACCGACGTGATGGAGGTACAGCGCTCCCTGGCGGCCCTCGGTCTCTATCAGGGCAACATCGACGGCTGGTTCGGGCCTGCCACCGCCGAAGCCTTGCGGGCCTTCCAACACCGCCTGGGCATCGACGAGGAAGGGCGGGCGGGACCACGCACCCTGGAGGCCCTGGGCCTGCGCTGACCCGTTGCGCTCCGCACCCTGGAGGCCCTGGGCCTGCCCTCACCCCGGGCTCCCCGCAGGAGGACGGGCACCCGGCACGAAGTTATGCCGGGATGGGAAAGAAGAAGAGCCAGAGCACGGGATACGCGATGGCGGCCCTGGCCGCCTCCCTGTGGGGGAGCCTGGGCATCCTGGGCACCATCCTGGGCAGGTACGGCCTTTCCCCCCTGCAGGTGGCCACCCTGCGAGCGGGAGCCGCCTTTGTGATCCTGGGGGCGGTGCTGGTCCTGGCCGGACGCCCGCTCCTGCGGGTGACCAGGGGCGAGATGGCTTTCTACGCGGCATACGGCCTGGTGAGTGTCGCCGCCTTCTATGTGGTGTACCTGGTGGCCATCGTGCGCACCGGGGTGGGGACGGCGGCCATGTTGCTATATACCGCCCCCGTGTACGTGGTGATCCTGGCCGCCCTCCTGTGGGGGGAGTCCCTCACCCGGATCAAGTGGACATCCCTGGTGCTGGCCCTGGCCGGGTGTGCTCTGGTGGTGGGCGCGCCCGCTCCGGGAAGGGCAGCGCCGCTGGTCTTGGAACCTCTGGGGGTGCTGGCCGGCCTGGCCGCCGGTCTCACCTATGCCCTGTTCACCGTATTTGGACGGTTTTCCCTGGCACGGCGGTCCGCCTGGACCACCCTCTTCTACGCCCTGGGCTGGGGGTCTGCCTTCCTGCTGGCAGCCTGCTGGCACGCTGGCGGCCTCCCCCCGCTCCCGGGACGGGCCTGGGCGTGGGTGCTGGTTCTCGCCGCCGGCCCCACCCTCCTCGCTTACTTCCTTTATCTCCAGGCCCTGCTACGTGTGGAGGCCAGCCGGGCGAGCATCATATGCACGGTGGAGCCTCTGGTGGCATGCCTGCTGGCACTCTTCATCCTCGGGGAGACCATGGGAGCGCTCCAGCTCACCGGCGGGCTGCTCCTGCTCACCGGCGTCACTCTGGCGCCCCTCACACCTTCCCGCCGTGGGTCTTGATGATACCCACGGCCACCTCCACCCGGTCCTCGGGCACCTCCGGTACCACCAGCACGAAGGCCGCTCCCCCCGCCAGCTCCGCCCCTGCCATGCCGCTGTATCCGGGATCGGCCGCCACCAGGGCCCGGTCGATGCGGTCCTCCAGGCCGGTGTGAGTGAGGGGAAACGGCCTCTGGATGTTGCGCAAACCTTCCGCAACCGGTGCCGGATACCGGCTGATACGCTCTACCTCCATATCACCCAGGCCGAGGCGGCGGAGCTCTTCTGCCGCTTCACCTGCGGCCTGATCGGAGGCAAAGTAGGCCAGGATGGAACGCA from Bacillota bacterium carries:
- a CDS encoding EamA family transporter, with product MGKKKSQSTGYAMAALAASLWGSLGILGTILGRYGLSPLQVATLRAGAAFVILGAVLVLAGRPLLRVTRGEMAFYAAYGLVSVAAFYVVYLVAIVRTGVGTAAMLLYTAPVYVVILAALLWGESLTRIKWTSLVLALAGCALVVGAPAPGRAAPLVLEPLGVLAGLAAGLTYALFTVFGRFSLARRSAWTTLFYALGWGSAFLLAACWHAGGLPPLPGRAWAWVLVLAAGPTLLAYFLYLQALLRVEASRASIICTVEPLVACLLALFILGETMGALQLTGGLLLLTGVTLAPLTPSRRGS